The following are from one region of the Edwardsiella tarda ATCC 15947 = NBRC 105688 genome:
- the tadA gene encoding tRNA adenosine(34) deaminase TadA: MTQHDDSYWMRRALALAERARAQGEVPVGAVLVLDDQVIGEGWNRPITRHDPTAHAEIMALQQGGAVLQNYRLLEATLYVTLEPCVMCAGAMVHSRIRRLVYGASDLKTGAAGSLLDVLGHPGMNHRIEVCGGVLAEACAAQLSDFFRQRRAQKRAEREARRQAAPDEGAQE, encoded by the coding sequence GTGACACAACACGATGATAGTTACTGGATGCGCCGGGCGCTGGCGTTGGCAGAACGGGCCCGAGCGCAGGGCGAGGTACCGGTCGGTGCCGTGTTAGTCCTGGATGATCAGGTGATCGGCGAAGGGTGGAACCGGCCTATTACCCGTCACGATCCGACGGCACATGCCGAGATCATGGCGCTACAACAGGGGGGCGCGGTATTACAGAACTACCGCCTGCTGGAGGCGACGCTGTATGTGACATTGGAGCCATGCGTGATGTGTGCCGGGGCGATGGTGCACAGCCGTATCCGGCGTCTGGTATACGGTGCGAGTGACTTGAAAACCGGCGCCGCCGGCTCGTTACTCGATGTGCTCGGTCACCCGGGAATGAATCATCGCATCGAGGTGTGTGGTGGGGTGTTAGCCGAGGCGTGTGCGGCGCAATTGAGTGATTTTTTTCGCCAACGGCGGGCCCAGAAGCGCGCCGAGCGCGAGGCCCGGCGTCAGGCTGCGCCCGATGAGGGGGCGCAGGAGTAG
- the pspE gene encoding thiosulfate sulfurtransferase PspE: MFAQIRRMKHALLLAGLLTASAPLWAAEYWIDVRVPEQYQQEHVKGAHNIPLSQMEQRIASLTQDKNDTLHLYCNSGHQSGKAQQLLQEMGYQHAINEGGLKQVAKSQEMVK, from the coding sequence ATGTTTGCACAAATTCGGCGCATGAAACACGCACTATTGCTGGCTGGCCTACTGACCGCCTCAGCCCCACTCTGGGCCGCAGAGTACTGGATCGATGTCCGTGTACCAGAGCAGTACCAGCAAGAGCACGTCAAAGGCGCTCACAACATTCCTCTCAGCCAGATGGAACAACGCATCGCCAGCCTGACCCAAGATAAAAACGACACGCTACATCTGTACTGCAACAGCGGACATCAATCCGGCAAGGCGCAACAGCTATTGCAAGAGATGGGTTACCAGCACGCCATCAATGAAGGCGGCCTGAAACAGGTAGCAAAAAGCCAAGAGATGGTAAAATAA
- the mltF gene encoding membrane-bound lytic murein transglycosylase MltF gives MKRIKYNYYLIGIVCALLALALWPNIPWRSGNENQLQQVLDRGELRVSTIISPLSYQREGNTLSGLDYELAKRFADYLGVKLRVTVRPALPKLFDDLESNDADLIAAGLLYNSERLQRYRTGPTYYSVSQQLVYRQGKARPRNLGELNGTLKVQSGSAHITTLNHYRQEKYPQLQWEHSDRLSANDLLKQVADGKLDYTVADSMVIALFQRIHPQVAVAFDISDEEPVMWYLNRNEDDSLYAAMLDFFSQSAEDGTLARLEEKYIGHVGSFDYVDTRTFLAAIDNVLPTLQEFFTQHARTMDWRLLAAVSYQESHWNPQATSPTGVRGLMMLTRATAEGLGVKDRLDPEESIAGGSLYLERLMSKLPESIPEDERIWFALAAYNMGYGHMLDVRQLTQQQGGDPDSWADVKQRLPLLSQKKYYQRLNYGYARGHEAYQYVENIRRYTVSLRGYLQEKEKREAAEATRLALLAQRGNAALPLSANRLTL, from the coding sequence TTGAAACGTATAAAATATAATTATTACCTTATCGGTATTGTCTGCGCGCTTTTAGCGTTAGCCCTGTGGCCCAACATTCCGTGGCGCAGCGGCAATGAAAATCAGCTACAACAGGTTCTCGATCGTGGAGAGCTGCGCGTCAGTACCATCATCTCTCCGCTCAGTTACCAGCGCGAAGGCAACACGCTCTCCGGGTTGGATTATGAGCTGGCTAAACGCTTCGCCGACTATCTGGGGGTGAAGCTGCGCGTGACTGTGCGCCCCGCCCTGCCCAAGCTGTTCGACGATCTGGAGAGCAACGATGCCGATCTGATCGCCGCCGGATTGCTCTACAACAGTGAGCGACTGCAGCGTTACCGCACCGGCCCGACCTACTACTCCGTCTCACAACAGTTGGTGTATCGCCAGGGTAAGGCGCGTCCGCGCAACCTCGGCGAACTGAATGGCACCCTCAAGGTGCAATCCGGTTCGGCGCACATCACCACCCTGAACCACTATCGCCAGGAAAAGTATCCCCAGCTGCAGTGGGAGCATAGCGATCGCCTCTCAGCGAACGACCTCCTCAAGCAGGTGGCCGACGGGAAACTGGACTATACGGTGGCCGACTCGATGGTTATCGCCCTGTTCCAGCGTATTCATCCCCAGGTCGCGGTAGCCTTCGATATCAGCGATGAAGAGCCAGTGATGTGGTACCTCAATCGTAATGAAGACGACAGCCTGTATGCGGCGATGCTCGACTTCTTCAGTCAGAGCGCCGAGGACGGTACCTTGGCGCGCCTGGAGGAAAAGTATATCGGCCATGTCGGCAGCTTCGACTATGTCGATACACGGACCTTCCTCGCCGCCATCGACAACGTGCTGCCGACCTTGCAAGAGTTCTTCACCCAGCACGCGCGCACCATGGATTGGCGCCTATTGGCCGCCGTCTCTTATCAAGAGTCTCATTGGAATCCGCAGGCGACCTCACCGACCGGGGTGCGCGGTTTGATGATGTTGACGCGGGCCACCGCGGAGGGGCTGGGGGTCAAGGATCGCCTCGATCCGGAGGAGAGTATCGCGGGCGGCTCGCTCTATCTGGAGCGTCTGATGAGCAAGCTACCCGAGAGTATCCCGGAAGATGAGCGGATTTGGTTTGCCCTGGCCGCCTATAACATGGGCTACGGCCATATGTTGGATGTGCGCCAATTGACCCAGCAGCAAGGGGGCGATCCCGATAGCTGGGCCGACGTTAAGCAACGTCTGCCGCTGCTGAGCCAGAAGAAATACTATCAGCGGCTCAACTATGGCTACGCCCGTGGCCACGAAGCCTATCAATATGTGGAGAATATTCGCCGCTATACCGTCAGCCTACGCGGTTATCTACAGGAGAAGGAAAAGCGCGAGGCGGCCGAGGCGACCCGTCTGGCACTGCTGGCGCAACGCGGTAACGCCGCACTGCCGTTAAGTGCCAATCGCCTCACCCTGTAA